The nucleotide window ACGTTTGCGCGAATTGCAGGATAGTGGCGAGATCGACCAGCTGGCAGAAAGGCCTCAAACCGGTCATGAACTGCTTTTTGTGGAGCACCCGCCCGTATTTACATTAGGGAAAAGTGGCGATATGGGCAATGTTTTGATGAGTGAGGAGCACCTGGCTAAACTGGGCATAGATTTCTTCAAAATCAACAGGGGAGGAGATATTACCTTTCACGGTCCGGGACAATTAGTGGGGTATCCCATTTTTGATCTCGAAAAGTTTTATACCGATATTGGTAAATACCTGCGCAATATCGAAGAGGTAATTATTTTAACCCTGGCTGAGTATGGTTTACAGGGAGCGCGTTCAGAGGGGGAAACCGGTGTATGGCTCGATCCGGAGAAAAAAGGGCACGAGCGTAAAATTTGTGCCATTGGCGTGCGAACCAGTCGGTGGATCACGATGCACGGGTTTGCTTTAAACGTAAATACCGACCTGAACTATTTTAATATGATTGTACCGTGTGGTATACAGGGAAAGCAGGTTACCTCCCTGCAAAAAGAATTAGGCCGTGAAGTAGATCTGGATGAAGTAAAAGAGAAAGTAAAGCGGAATTTTGAAAAAGTTTTTGAAGTGGAGATGGTAAACAGTGCGTTGGGCGGTCGTTAGTTGACCTTGTTAACTAATCAGCTAGTCAACTGGTCAGCCCGTCAACCAATCCTTAGAAATCCTTAGGCAGAAAAACTTTATGCTTTTCTA belongs to Niabella yanshanensis and includes:
- the lipB gene encoding lipoyl(octanoyl) transferase LipB → MKQQVQFRDLGNMRYKDAWDFQENILQENVSVKTRLRELQDSGEIDQLAERPQTGHELLFVEHPPVFTLGKSGDMGNVLMSEEHLAKLGIDFFKINRGGDITFHGPGQLVGYPIFDLEKFYTDIGKYLRNIEEVIILTLAEYGLQGARSEGETGVWLDPEKKGHERKICAIGVRTSRWITMHGFALNVNTDLNYFNMIVPCGIQGKQVTSLQKELGREVDLDEVKEKVKRNFEKVFEVEMVNSALGGR